Proteins from a genomic interval of Rhodothermales bacterium:
- a CDS encoding M36 family metallopeptidase produces the protein MLQSSLSIALAALLLCAPTQAQQRSASAVTAEEYLQRTAEAYDLAEADLAELVVTDSYVSRNSGTTHVYLRQQVGGIPVVGGEFTVALDREGRAVHAAGRGAVLASQQGLAASPSLSASEAANALALDAGLAPPEAFRTLRSEGGRASVVTLSEAGVAQQPVTAKLVYYLQTSGALALAWEVELEERGAPHYWLGYVDAVGGRVLARHDLVVHDTFGPSPAVNLSNDTAAGYPPSASAVAHWVSPLVELDAHSVGASPRRASESASYRVYAFPLESPLWGTPSPPGDARTLVTDPHDPVASPFGWHDTNGVDGAEFSITRGNNVHAYTDVDGNDVADQGSSPNGDQNGVFVFDFPVSLTQDPSTYRPAAVTNLFYWSNVIHDVMYRYGFDEPAGNFQVNNYVNGGLGGDDVRAEAQDASVLGGGNCNANFSTQGDGLRPRMQMYTCDIASPDSDGDFDNGVIVHEYGHGISNRLTGGPSTSGCLTGDEQMGEGWSDFYGIVFTMDEADTRTTSRPIGNYLIGQTQAGGGIRPAPYNTSFSVNNYTYGDTNGGGLAVPHGIGFVWATALWELTWDLIDAYGFDPDLNNADGGAGNQIAMRLVTDGLKLQPCNPGFINGRDAILMADTMAFGGAHSAIIWQAFARRGLGVSASQGSSGSNADNFEAFDVPLPPPAASVSPSQIYATVAPGDATSEYVTLSNIASPGSGNLNWSAEIANTSSSSVTSRLVRAPLSAVGADRSLGYDPADQPEQRKGQDALAGTGSVNLTGGPDAFGYTFIDSDESGGPAVVFQDIANTGTPVSWTPTGTFPGGDEGFDDIGLPFGFPFYGTERTSVRVFSNGFLTFSSFGSNSFNNASLPNAALPNAVIAPFWDDLDQSAGGAVYTGTLPDGRFVVQYDAVPLFGSPGAKTFQVILASDGTIEFQYEAMAGALAGATVGIENDAGTGALPVVVNSAYVTSNKAVRIVPPPVQFFVSPASGFVAPGDYGFLEVEFVASPSADGIYTADLVLTTNDPDAPSIVVPLELNVTSSLALGVRVMLGGAYDSANGVMRTDLAGGGHLPLAQPFASKGYAGAEIADEGVFEGSEPPVDWVLLHLRATPGGATLASRAALVLGDGSTVDVDGASPVAFVGEPAGAYYLVVETRNHLAVMSASAVDLSGGSASYDFTTALAQAYPGASPAMRQAAPGVWALWPGDFNEDGQVTAPDFNGWSAGTAAGSTGYGAADFNLDGQVTAPDFNLWSASTAAGAETAVPPPGFGPGALPTFEPTGLPTEAGPRGVPALGGADVSAPAPRSTSNQ, from the coding sequence ATGCTACAGTCCAGCTTATCGATCGCCCTGGCCGCGCTCCTGCTCTGCGCCCCCACGCAGGCCCAGCAGCGCTCGGCATCGGCCGTAACGGCGGAGGAGTATCTCCAGCGCACGGCCGAGGCGTACGATCTTGCAGAGGCCGATCTCGCCGAACTCGTGGTCACCGACTCCTACGTCAGCCGCAACTCGGGCACGACGCACGTCTACCTCCGCCAGCAGGTCGGTGGGATTCCGGTCGTCGGCGGCGAGTTCACGGTAGCCCTCGACCGGGAAGGGCGGGCCGTCCACGCCGCCGGGCGTGGCGCGGTGCTCGCCAGCCAGCAGGGCCTCGCGGCGAGTCCCTCGCTGTCCGCATCCGAAGCGGCGAATGCGCTGGCTCTCGACGCCGGCCTGGCACCGCCCGAGGCCTTTCGCACACTGCGTAGCGAAGGGGGGCGAGCATCGGTCGTGACGCTCTCGGAGGCGGGCGTGGCGCAGCAGCCCGTGACGGCAAAGCTCGTGTACTACCTCCAGACGTCGGGAGCGCTCGCCCTCGCGTGGGAAGTGGAGTTGGAGGAACGCGGAGCCCCGCATTACTGGCTGGGCTACGTCGACGCGGTCGGCGGTCGCGTACTGGCGCGCCACGACCTGGTCGTTCACGACACCTTCGGCCCCTCGCCGGCAGTCAACTTGTCCAACGACACGGCAGCCGGTTACCCACCTTCAGCAAGTGCGGTAGCGCACTGGGTGTCTCCGCTCGTCGAACTGGATGCGCATTCGGTAGGGGCGTCTCCGCGTCGCGCGTCCGAGTCAGCCAGCTACAGGGTCTATGCGTTCCCCCTCGAATCTCCGCTCTGGGGCACGCCCTCTCCGCCGGGTGACGCACGGACGTTGGTCACCGATCCCCACGACCCGGTCGCGTCCCCCTTCGGATGGCACGACACGAACGGGGTCGATGGGGCGGAGTTCTCGATCACCCGGGGGAATAACGTCCACGCCTACACCGACGTGGATGGGAACGATGTGGCCGACCAGGGCAGCAGTCCCAACGGCGATCAGAACGGGGTGTTCGTGTTCGACTTCCCCGTTTCGCTCACGCAGGATCCCTCGACCTACAGGCCGGCCGCCGTCACCAACCTCTTCTACTGGAGCAACGTCATCCACGACGTGATGTACCGCTACGGGTTCGACGAGCCGGCGGGCAACTTCCAGGTCAACAACTACGTCAACGGGGGCCTCGGCGGGGACGACGTGCGGGCCGAGGCCCAGGACGCCTCCGTCTTAGGCGGCGGCAACTGCAACGCCAATTTCTCGACGCAGGGCGACGGCCTCCGCCCTCGGATGCAGATGTACACGTGTGACATCGCAAGCCCGGACTCGGACGGCGACTTCGACAACGGCGTGATCGTTCACGAGTACGGGCACGGCATCTCCAACCGTCTTACGGGCGGCCCCTCCACGTCCGGCTGCCTCACCGGGGACGAGCAGATGGGCGAGGGGTGGAGCGACTTCTACGGGATCGTATTCACGATGGACGAGGCCGACACCCGCACCACGAGCCGCCCGATCGGGAACTACCTCATCGGACAAACGCAGGCCGGGGGAGGGATCCGGCCCGCCCCGTATAACACCTCCTTCTCCGTCAACAACTACACCTACGGCGACACGAACGGCGGCGGGCTCGCCGTCCCGCACGGGATCGGGTTCGTGTGGGCGACGGCGCTGTGGGAGCTGACGTGGGACCTCATCGACGCTTACGGCTTCGACCCCGATCTCAATAACGCCGACGGCGGGGCAGGCAACCAGATCGCGATGCGTCTCGTGACCGACGGGCTGAAGCTGCAGCCCTGCAATCCGGGGTTCATCAATGGGCGTGATGCCATCCTCATGGCCGATACCATGGCGTTCGGCGGCGCCCACTCGGCAATCATCTGGCAGGCGTTCGCACGGCGCGGGCTTGGCGTCAGCGCCAGCCAGGGATCCTCGGGCTCAAACGCCGACAACTTCGAGGCCTTCGACGTCCCACTCCCGCCCCCGGCCGCGAGCGTCTCGCCATCGCAGATCTACGCCACGGTCGCTCCCGGCGATGCGACGAGCGAATACGTCACCTTGTCAAATATCGCATCGCCGGGGTCGGGCAACCTGAACTGGTCGGCAGAAATCGCGAACACAAGCTCGTCCTCGGTGACATCGCGCCTCGTCCGCGCGCCGTTGTCCGCAGTTGGAGCAGACCGGTCGCTTGGGTACGACCCGGCCGATCAGCCAGAACAGCGCAAGGGTCAAGACGCATTGGCGGGGACCGGGAGCGTAAACCTCACCGGCGGCCCCGATGCGTTCGGCTACACCTTCATCGACTCGGACGAGTCGGGCGGCCCGGCCGTCGTTTTCCAGGACATCGCCAACACGGGGACCCCGGTCTCGTGGACTCCGACGGGTACGTTCCCTGGCGGTGACGAGGGCTTTGACGACATCGGTCTGCCTTTCGGATTCCCGTTTTATGGGACGGAGCGTACGAGCGTTCGGGTCTTCTCGAATGGCTTCCTCACCTTCTCATCGTTCGGCAGCAACTCGTTCAACAACGCGTCACTCCCGAACGCCGCGCTTCCCAATGCCGTCATCGCACCGTTCTGGGACGACCTCGACCAGAGCGCCGGCGGCGCGGTGTATACGGGGACCCTGCCGGACGGGCGCTTCGTCGTGCAGTACGATGCGGTCCCCCTGTTCGGTTCGCCGGGAGCCAAGACGTTTCAGGTGATCCTCGCGTCCGATGGGACGATCGAGTTCCAGTACGAAGCGATGGCGGGGGCTCTCGCCGGCGCGACCGTCGGGATCGAGAACGACGCGGGCACGGGTGCTCTGCCCGTCGTCGTCAACTCTGCGTACGTCACCTCGAACAAGGCGGTCCGCATCGTTCCGCCGCCCGTGCAGTTCTTCGTCTCGCCCGCCTCCGGCTTCGTCGCGCCGGGCGATTATGGCTTCCTAGAGGTCGAGTTCGTGGCCTCGCCTTCGGCCGATGGCATCTACACGGCCGACCTCGTACTCACGACCAACGATCCCGACGCCCCCTCGATCGTGGTCCCACTCGAACTCAACGTGACCTCGAGCCTTGCACTCGGCGTCAGGGTGATGCTCGGGGGCGCGTACGACAGCGCCAACGGAGTTATGCGAACCGATCTAGCTGGAGGAGGCCATCTCCCGTTGGCGCAGCCCTTCGCGTCGAAGGGGTACGCCGGTGCGGAAATCGCGGACGAAGGCGTCTTTGAGGGCTCGGAGCCGCCCGTGGATTGGGTCCTGCTGCACCTCCGCGCCACGCCCGGCGGTGCCACGCTCGCCTCGCGCGCGGCGCTCGTGCTCGGCGACGGCAGCACCGTGGACGTGGACGGGGCGAGCCCGGTCGCCTTCGTCGGTGAGCCTGCGGGCGCGTACTACCTCGTGGTCGAGACGCGAAACCACCTCGCGGTCATGAGCGCGTCGGCCGTGGACCTCTCCGGCGGCTCGGCCTCCTACGACTTCACGACGGCGTTGGCGCAGGCCTACCCCGGCGCCTCCCCGGCGATGCGGCAAGCGGCGCCGGGAGTTTGGGCCCTGTGGCCTGGCGATTTCAACGAGGACGGGCAAGTGACGGCCCCCGATTTCAACGGCTGGAGCGCGGGGACGGCCGCGGGTTCAACGGGCTACGGCGCGGCCGACTTCAACCTCGACGGGCAGGTGACGGCGCCAGACTTCAACCTGTGGAGCGCATCGACGGCGGCCGGGGCCGAGACCGCCGTGCCGCCGCCGGGCTTCGGGCCGGGTGCGTTACCCACGTTCGAGCCGACCGGGCTCCCGACAGAAGCGGGCCCCCGTGGAGTGCCCGCCCTCGGCGGCGCGGACGTATCCGCGCCCGCACCCCGCTCCACCAGCAACCAATAG